In Harmonia axyridis chromosome X, icHarAxyr1.1, whole genome shotgun sequence, a single window of DNA contains:
- the LOC123685753 gene encoding transmembrane protein 199, which yields MTSHKGPIIDPTLKFKPSEKLYKYITKLKIPVEDLPSGIYALVTKNKVTGLSKTDDTNTHILVSDDIEKMNNLEKKIDNHLTSSSPKAEKTKVVEKILTVPDLKWLYDHCVEENKKNTKKVYLHELLEGSELLLPPNAQIPRNPELEKRCQKLRIEQENERYRNMTKNVDSSRKRLPEDTLSYQMKEMNKQLIAIFQFIVSVAAGFAFGFIGVEVLVGPLDFGFKLLLGIIFALIIALAELYFLAKKLSEDYKEPDIHKGKTKID from the exons ATGACCTCACATAAGGGACCAATCATTGATCCAACACTAAAGTTCAAACCTTCAGAAAAACTTTATAAATACATTACTAAGTTGAAAATACCTGTAGAAGATCTTCCATCAGGTATTTATGCATTAGTTACTAAAAATAAGGTAACAGGTTTGTCTAAAACTGATGATACGAATACACATATTTTGGTTTCTGATGacatagaaaaaatgaataatttagagAAGAAAATAGATAATCATTTAACGAGTTCTTCACCTAAGGCTGAAAAAACAAAAGTAGTCGAAAAGATTTTGACAGTTCCAGATTTGAAGTGGCTGTATGACCACTGTGTAGAAGAGAAcaagaaaaacacaaaaaaggTATATCTTCATGAACTATTAGAGGGATCAGAACTATTATTGCCTCCAAATGCACAAATTCCAAGAAACCCTGAATTAGAAAAAAGATGTCAAAAATTGAGAATAGAACAAGAGAATGAAAGGTATAGGAACATGACAAAGAATGTGGACTCTTCCAGGAAAAGATTGCCCGAAGACACACTTAGTTATCAAA tgaaagagaTGAACAAACAGCTAATAGCAATATTTCAGTTCATAGTCTCTGTAGCTGCTGGTTTTGCATTTGGTTTCATTGGAGTTGAAGTTTTAGTGGGTCCTTTGGATTTCGGATTCAAGCTTTTATTGGGAATTATATTTGCACTTATTATTGCATTGGCGGAACTATATTTTCTGGCTAAAAAATTGAGTGAGGATTATAAGGAACCAGATATTCATAAAGGAAAAACTAAAATAGATTAA